A window from Leptothermofonsia sichuanensis E412 encodes these proteins:
- a CDS encoding helix-turn-helix domain-containing protein yields the protein METPKDKERLQVLYWLKQEKPPSIGAIAKAIGKHRNTVGRWLLQYREGGVSAMLERKVSSGGVRKIPQWAEEALAKRLKNSEHGFASYGAVQQWLAEELGVEAEYHAVYQMTRYRLQAKLKVARPQNIKQDCERRESFKKTLQMTWSC from the coding sequence GTGGAAACACCAAAGGACAAGGAACGCCTGCAAGTGCTGTACTGGCTCAAACAGGAAAAGCCACCCAGCATTGGTGCGATTGCCAAGGCGATCGGGAAACATCGCAATACAGTAGGGAGATGGTTATTGCAGTATCGGGAAGGTGGGGTGAGTGCCATGCTGGAACGTAAAGTGTCGTCTGGCGGTGTCCGCAAGATTCCACAATGGGCGGAAGAGGCACTGGCTAAGCGATTAAAGAACTCGGAACATGGATTTGCCAGTTATGGAGCTGTGCAACAGTGGTTAGCGGAGGAGTTGGGTGTCGAAGCGGAGTATCATGCGGTATACCAAATGACGCGCTATCGCCTCCAAGCGAAGCTGAAAGTGGCTCGTCCGCAAAATATCAAGCAGGATTGTGAACGGCGCGAATCATTTAAAAAAACCTTGCAGATGACCTGGAGTTGTTGA
- a CDS encoding IS630 family transposase: MSQYARQVIQEERPIRYFAQDESRFGLKTLIGRLITACGIKPIGQWLWLFKAFWLYGAVEPATGESFFLQFSHVDTACYQAFLEEFSKAYPDSLNILQVDNGRFHSSKDLVVPENVILLFQPAYCPELNPIERLWEYLKADLKWASFKTLEQLQAKVDQLLAQLTPEVIASITGYSFILNALSALNPI, encoded by the coding sequence TTGAGCCAGTATGCTCGGCAAGTCATCCAGGAGGAGCGTCCTATCCGTTATTTTGCTCAGGATGAAAGTCGCTTTGGACTCAAAACCCTGATTGGGCGCTTGATTACTGCTTGTGGTATCAAACCGATTGGGCAATGGCTATGGTTGTTCAAAGCGTTTTGGCTCTATGGGGCCGTCGAACCAGCAACCGGAGAGTCGTTTTTCTTGCAATTCTCCCATGTGGATACTGCTTGCTATCAAGCGTTCCTCGAGGAGTTCTCCAAAGCCTACCCCGATAGTCTCAACATTCTACAAGTGGATAACGGGCGTTTTCACAGCAGTAAAGATTTAGTGGTGCCAGAGAATGTGATTTTATTGTTTCAACCTGCTTACTGCCCAGAGTTAAATCCGATTGAAAGGTTGTGGGAATACCTCAAGGCAGATTTGAAGTGGGCTTCGTTCAAAACGCTAGAGCAACTCCAAGCGAAGGTCGATCAACTCCTGGCTCAATTGACTCCAGAAGTTATTGCTTCGATCACAGGATATTCCTTCATCCTGAATGCCCTATCTGCCCTGAACCCCATTTAA
- a CDS encoding sensor histidine kinase — MHPWTRTHWFLTLLFLVVIGLEYSTPPPYVFGYLYIGAVLLASVRLGHRATLWVTGIAVGLTLLNLWVPGIEPITPITLANRAITVLALVVTAWLSDRIQQYESAMLRQQVQLASQTQLAKVREDFVSTLTHDLKTPLLGAIETLNAFQGGQFGTITHAQQRAIAIMIRSHQMTLQLVETLMDVYRNDIEGLHLHRNPVNLTSLAEDVILQLTPLATARQIHLCFRQGDSDFRQAYWVNADTFQLQRVFNNLMTNAINHSLRGRKVEIYITAKNNDYQVKILDEGQGIPDQDLPHLFERFYQGNSDRQAKGTGLGLYLSRQIIEAHGGRIWAEQRSPQGAIFAFCLPMETLSY, encoded by the coding sequence ATGCATCCCTGGACTCGCACTCACTGGTTTCTGACACTTCTCTTCCTGGTGGTGATTGGTTTGGAATACAGCACCCCACCCCCCTACGTATTTGGCTATCTCTACATTGGGGCGGTGTTGCTGGCAAGTGTACGCCTGGGACACCGGGCAACCCTCTGGGTGACGGGTATTGCGGTGGGCTTAACCTTACTGAACTTATGGGTGCCGGGAATTGAGCCGATTACGCCAATTACCCTGGCGAATCGCGCGATTACTGTGCTGGCATTGGTGGTGACAGCCTGGTTGAGCGATCGCATTCAGCAATACGAATCAGCCATGCTGCGACAGCAAGTACAACTGGCCAGCCAAACTCAATTGGCAAAGGTGCGTGAAGACTTTGTCTCAACCCTGACCCATGATCTGAAAACTCCCCTTTTGGGGGCCATTGAAACCCTTAATGCCTTTCAAGGTGGCCAATTTGGCACGATCACCCATGCCCAACAAAGGGCGATCGCCATTATGATCCGTAGCCACCAGATGACCTTGCAACTGGTTGAAACGCTAATGGATGTTTACCGCAATGATATAGAGGGGCTACATCTCCACCGGAATCCTGTGAACCTGACCAGCCTCGCAGAAGACGTGATCCTGCAACTGACCCCCCTGGCAACAGCAAGACAAATCCATTTATGCTTCCGTCAAGGAGACTCTGATTTTCGCCAGGCTTATTGGGTCAATGCGGATACTTTTCAACTCCAACGAGTTTTCAATAATTTGATGACCAATGCTATTAATCATTCCCTGCGGGGTCGTAAGGTGGAAATTTATATCACCGCTAAAAACAATGATTACCAGGTGAAAATTCTAGACGAAGGCCAGGGCATTCCTGATCAAGACTTGCCGCATCTATTTGAGCGCTTTTACCAAGGAAACAGCGATCGCCAGGCCAAAGGCACAGGGCTGGGCCTTTACCTCAGCCGTCAGATTATTGAAGCCCACGGCGGTAGAATATGGGCAGAACAGCGATCGCCCCAGGGGGCTATCTTCGCCTTTTGCTTGCCTATGGAAACTTTAAGCTATTAG
- a CDS encoding potassium-transporting ATPase subunit KdpA, which translates to MLQGFVQIALILVILVAIAPLIGRYMARVFMDQTTGLDAIARPIERLIFAGSGISGNRSMTGTQYISAVLISNLVMGILAFLIFMAQGSLPLNPTGLSAPSWDLALHTAISFVTNTDQQHYSGETTYTYFSQAGALGFLMFTSAATGIAVAIAFVRGLTGQAIGNFYRDLVLSITRILLPISLVGAIALLIYFAGV; encoded by the coding sequence ATGTTGCAAGGTTTTGTACAAATTGCCTTAATTCTGGTCATTCTGGTGGCAATTGCTCCCCTGATCGGGCGCTATATGGCGCGGGTTTTTATGGATCAGACTACCGGGCTTGACGCGATCGCACGTCCCATTGAGCGTCTGATTTTTGCAGGATCGGGTATTTCTGGAAATCGGTCTATGACAGGTACCCAATACATCAGCGCCGTGCTGATTAGCAATCTGGTGATGGGGATACTGGCATTTCTGATCTTTATGGCTCAGGGAAGTTTGCCTCTCAATCCCACCGGGTTATCTGCCCCTTCCTGGGACCTGGCGTTGCATACCGCCATTTCCTTTGTGACGAATACGGATCAGCAGCACTATTCTGGGGAAACCACCTACACCTATTTCAGTCAGGCGGGGGCATTGGGGTTTCTGATGTTCACCTCGGCGGCAACGGGGATTGCAGTAGCGATCGCCTTTGTTCGTGGCTTGACGGGGCAGGCGATCGGTAATTTCTATCGAGATTTAGTGTTGTCTATCACGCGGATTCTCCTGCCAATTTCGCTCGTGGGCGCGATCGCCCTGCTGATATACTTTGCCGGGGTATAG
- a CDS encoding potassium-transporting ATPase subunit C yields MRVKGEAKRLQEAGIQPTGDLLYTSGSGLDPHISPASAQAQINRIAEVRSLPPEQLQRLIAQHTQGRFLGIFGEPSVNVLSLNLALDRF; encoded by the coding sequence GTGCGCGTCAAAGGAGAGGCTAAACGTCTTCAAGAGGCAGGCATCCAACCGACAGGTGACTTACTTTACACTTCTGGTTCCGGTCTTGATCCGCACATTAGTCCAGCATCAGCCCAGGCTCAAATTAACCGAATTGCTGAAGTGAGATCGCTCCCGCCGGAGCAACTCCAAAGGCTGATTGCTCAACATACCCAAGGAAGATTTTTAGGGATTTTTGGTGAACCAAGCGTCAATGTCTTGAGCCTCAATCTTGCTTTGGATCGTTTCTAG
- a CDS encoding universal stress protein — protein sequence MLHSSDFESSQTSSPIAKPSAQRGKHKIFIGMAPGVGKTYRMLEEAQQLKQEGFDVVIGLLETHGREETAQKAIGLERVPLKEMFWQGRSLFEMDTQRIIDRHPQLVLIDELAHTNIPGSKHKKRYQDVEIILEAGIDVYSTLNIQHLESLNDLVHKISGIVVRERVPDRLLDDADEVVVVDVTPETLQERLQDGKIYASEKVDQALQNFFKRQNLVALRELALREVANNIEENSRNGDFANYCTIHERILVCISTYPDSIQLLRRGARIASQMNGRLFVLFVSSPHQFLSKSEALHIETCQHLTQEFEGAFIRQESDDVVGSIVQVAHAYHITQIVIGETRRSRWHLFFRGSIVQQLMRSLPKVDLHIIATS from the coding sequence ATGCTTCACTCCAGCGACTTTGAATCTTCACAAACTTCTAGCCCCATTGCTAAGCCTTCTGCGCAACGTGGCAAACACAAAATATTCATTGGCATGGCTCCAGGAGTGGGCAAAACCTATCGCATGTTGGAGGAGGCACAACAACTCAAGCAAGAGGGCTTTGATGTGGTGATTGGACTACTGGAAACCCACGGACGGGAGGAAACTGCCCAAAAAGCCATCGGTTTGGAGCGAGTTCCCCTCAAGGAAATGTTCTGGCAGGGACGATCGCTCTTTGAAATGGATACCCAACGCATCATTGATCGCCACCCCCAACTCGTCCTGATAGATGAATTGGCCCATACCAATATTCCCGGCTCGAAACATAAAAAACGCTATCAGGATGTCGAAATCATTCTAGAAGCAGGCATCGATGTCTATTCCACTCTCAATATTCAACATCTCGAAAGCTTGAATGACCTCGTTCACAAAATCTCTGGGATAGTCGTGCGAGAGCGCGTCCCTGATCGCCTCTTGGATGATGCCGATGAAGTGGTTGTCGTCGATGTCACTCCGGAAACCCTGCAAGAGCGCTTACAAGATGGCAAAATTTATGCATCGGAAAAAGTCGATCAAGCCCTACAAAACTTCTTTAAGCGTCAAAATCTAGTCGCTCTTAGAGAACTGGCTTTACGTGAAGTAGCCAACAACATTGAAGAAAATAGTAGGAATGGTGATTTTGCTAACTACTGCACAATCCATGAACGGATCTTAGTCTGCATTTCAACCTACCCTGACTCGATTCAATTATTGAGACGGGGCGCACGCATTGCCAGTCAGATGAATGGTCGCCTGTTTGTTCTATTTGTGTCCTCTCCCCATCAATTTCTATCTAAATCAGAGGCACTTCATATTGAAACTTGCCAGCACCTGACCCAGGAGTTTGAGGGAGCGTTCATTCGTCAAGAATCAGATGATGTTGTTGGTTCGATAGTCCAGGTTGCCCATGCCTACCACATCACGCAAATTGTTATAGGTGAAACTCGAAGATCACGCTGGCATTTATTTTTCAGAGGTTCGATCGTTCAACAACTGATGCGATCGCTACCCAAGGTCGATCTGCACATCATTGCTACAAGCTAG
- a CDS encoding helix-turn-helix domain-containing protein, with the protein MKTRIDRPIECSHSPILSSRNQGWENILVEKFQHPAGEGSTSYSHEHSICLSLAPRPVQLLQIQGNQTHTSLYAKGDFCITPAQVPFFARWDRDDCFLQIRITSAFIQSIARETIDGNSDQLELVPEFRIRDPHIESLGRLFLAELNQKHLGSKLYIDSLTNVLAVHLIRQYTTTQRRLSIYEGGLPERQLLQVLEYINEYLHQDIKLSDLAKLLGMSRFHFCHLFKQSIGIAPYQYLIQQRIERAKQLLKQTDFSITDIALLCGFNSHSHLSKQFRQITGITPKAYRIGAD; encoded by the coding sequence ATGAAGACTCGTATCGATCGTCCAATTGAGTGTAGCCACTCCCCTATTTTGTCAAGTCGAAATCAGGGTTGGGAAAACATTCTGGTCGAAAAATTCCAACATCCTGCGGGAGAGGGAAGCACCTCTTATAGCCATGAACATTCAATCTGCCTGTCACTTGCTCCACGCCCAGTTCAGTTATTACAAATTCAAGGAAACCAGACCCACACAAGTCTTTACGCAAAGGGTGATTTTTGCATTACACCGGCTCAGGTTCCCTTTTTTGCCCGTTGGGATAGGGACGATTGCTTTTTGCAAATTCGGATTACATCTGCGTTTATTCAAAGCATTGCCAGAGAAACTATTGATGGGAACTCTGATCAACTTGAATTAGTGCCTGAATTTCGGATTCGCGATCCACACATTGAGTCGCTGGGCAGGTTGTTTCTGGCTGAGTTAAACCAGAAGCATTTGGGTAGTAAGCTCTATATCGATTCTCTGACCAATGTCCTGGCTGTACACCTGATTAGACAATACACAACTACCCAACGTCGGCTTTCAATCTATGAGGGTGGATTACCTGAGCGACAACTTCTGCAAGTCCTGGAATACATCAATGAGTATCTACATCAAGACATTAAATTGTCAGATCTGGCTAAACTGCTTGGTATGAGTCGATTTCATTTTTGCCATCTGTTTAAGCAATCGATCGGGATTGCCCCTTACCAATACTTGATTCAGCAACGGATTGAACGGGCAAAGCAGTTGTTAAAACAAACCGATTTCTCAATCACAGACATTGCCTTGCTGTGTGGATTCAACAGCCACAGTCATCTCAGCAAACAGTTTCGACAGATTACAGGCATAACGCCAAAAGCATATAGGATTGGAGCCGATTAA
- a CDS encoding DUF4795 domain-containing protein translates to MAPHAFDSIPLDRPNYFPGLYMRETDVEELYTYLDTRQRYYRQCLYITGIIEGLEVIPVPGQRQVRISAGTAIDSQGHLIVLKQDKQAFDLGSQLLQSGTLSILWRSEEPPTTDQEIDETGPFNRPPRREEPVIIFDRSTPAGAITLAKLTLSDREVTLVDLSPRQLSGLKLPSPGGRLSLSYLAHFQAPGFQAPDEGPLETAAFTGSLSVTGNLSVAGSATIADLRITKPQDFRLDLQGAASGSSEGLTNDIKIDGISVITDALRQRGLNTVIIKPDGTVRNSQRYDVHIQPDDWNTWATWIADTAVEGDAIAVTSNDAISPVPPGGTAETLLRSVGATLAFTLGSIQSVFTRIPYALLFIRGQQYGMKEVLMPYQGGNAKITTEYREIARKVAFPGVITTKQLEAEKVNVIGNLTVTGSLTIGSSPDSLDVATSLRGKADQSALETVSQALSHKVDQSALDTVNQALNNKANRSDLDAVNQALSHKVDQSALDTINQALNNKANRSDLDAVSQALSHKADQSALDGINQTLNNKANRSDLDSLSHSLVSKVDQSALDGINQTLSHKVDQSALDGINQALSNKANKAGSLTQDFEAQRLTVTSLDIQSVTRTNPANHSTAVKGLYITGDFGPDSGGIEFRHSNGTQGIGFGYNTIYATGSNPNQDLSLKPKGTGKVTINGSSRLGAATNYGSDTVLSVAPGTVQFDAPGVPGGRLAIDGTTGKVSIGGDLQVTGSLLIRIKPGVLIKAEVMIPDETRDADKFARWLAALWDAPETAQTLPAHTSRNDGRAYNLKDLTYQKQAQEYVAAGSQKATKYLMNNNGQVVVGWLLWWRANDGVSGFPGAGAFEVRYPPSSWWVPGIIDVGWKVV, encoded by the coding sequence ATGGCACCCCATGCTTTTGATTCCATTCCTCTAGACCGCCCAAACTATTTTCCAGGGCTGTACATGAGGGAAACCGATGTTGAAGAGTTGTATACCTACCTGGATACTCGCCAGCGGTACTATCGCCAGTGCCTTTATATTACAGGCATTATTGAGGGTCTGGAAGTGATCCCCGTACCCGGGCAGAGGCAGGTCAGGATTTCAGCAGGAACCGCGATCGATAGTCAGGGACATCTGATTGTGCTAAAGCAGGATAAACAAGCCTTCGATCTTGGATCTCAACTTCTCCAGTCTGGCACCCTATCAATCCTGTGGCGCAGTGAGGAGCCGCCGACCACAGATCAGGAAATAGATGAGACTGGCCCCTTCAATCGTCCTCCCCGCCGGGAAGAACCTGTGATTATCTTTGACCGCTCCACGCCAGCAGGGGCTATCACTCTGGCGAAACTGACGCTCTCTGATCGGGAGGTCACGCTGGTAGACCTCAGCCCCCGGCAATTGTCGGGATTGAAGTTACCCAGTCCGGGTGGTCGGCTCTCTCTCAGTTATCTGGCGCATTTTCAAGCGCCGGGTTTTCAAGCACCAGATGAAGGTCCATTAGAAACAGCTGCTTTTACAGGTAGCTTGAGCGTTACAGGCAATCTTTCCGTGGCTGGCTCGGCAACCATTGCTGATTTAAGAATCACAAAACCTCAGGACTTCCGCCTCGATTTGCAGGGAGCCGCTTCGGGTTCAAGTGAAGGACTGACTAATGATATCAAGATTGACGGGATATCTGTAATCACAGATGCCTTGAGACAGAGGGGATTGAATACGGTAATCATAAAACCCGATGGAACCGTCAGAAATAGCCAGCGGTATGATGTTCACATTCAACCGGATGATTGGAACACCTGGGCCACCTGGATTGCGGATACGGCTGTTGAGGGTGATGCGATCGCGGTCACCAGCAACGATGCAATCAGCCCTGTTCCTCCAGGGGGGACGGCTGAGACATTGCTGCGATCGGTAGGCGCTACTCTTGCCTTTACCCTGGGTTCGATCCAGTCAGTCTTTACGCGCATACCCTACGCCCTATTATTTATCAGGGGTCAACAGTACGGCATGAAAGAGGTACTGATGCCCTATCAGGGAGGGAATGCAAAAATAACGACTGAATACAGGGAAATTGCCCGTAAGGTTGCATTTCCGGGAGTTATCACAACGAAACAGTTGGAAGCTGAAAAGGTTAATGTCATCGGGAATCTGACCGTGACAGGCAGTCTCACCATTGGCAGCAGCCCTGATAGTCTTGATGTTGCTACCTCTTTGAGAGGTAAAGCTGACCAATCAGCTTTAGAGACAGTCAGTCAAGCTTTGAGTCATAAGGTTGACCAATCAGCGTTGGACACGGTTAATCAAGCTCTCAATAATAAGGCTAATCGATCAGATCTGGATGCAGTCAATCAAGCCCTGAGTCATAAGGTTGACCAATCAGCGTTGGACACCATTAATCAAGCTCTCAATAATAAGGCTAATCGATCAGATCTGGATGCAGTCAGTCAAGCTCTGAGTCATAAGGCTGACCAATCAGCGTTGGATGGAATCAATCAAACTTTGAATAATAAAGCCAACAGGTCAGATCTGGATAGCCTCAGCCACAGCTTGGTCAGTAAGGTTGATCAATCGGCTCTGGATGGGATCAATCAAACTCTGAGTCATAAGGTTGATCAATCGGCTCTGGATGGGATCAATCAAGCCCTGAGTAATAAGGCGAATAAAGCAGGCTCATTAACCCAGGATTTTGAGGCGCAAAGACTGACAGTGACCAGCCTCGATATTCAATCTGTGACTCGCACAAATCCTGCCAACCACTCTACAGCAGTGAAAGGATTATATATTACGGGTGATTTTGGCCCGGACAGTGGCGGAATTGAATTTCGCCATAGCAATGGGACGCAAGGTATCGGGTTTGGCTACAACACCATCTATGCCACAGGTAGCAATCCCAATCAAGACTTGAGTTTGAAACCAAAAGGAACTGGAAAAGTTACAATCAACGGAAGTTCTCGTCTGGGAGCAGCAACAAATTATGGATCGGATACGGTTTTAAGCGTTGCACCAGGAACGGTTCAATTTGATGCTCCCGGTGTTCCAGGCGGGCGGCTGGCAATTGACGGCACAACCGGCAAAGTTAGTATTGGTGGAGACTTACAGGTTACAGGCAGCCTTCTGATCAGAATCAAACCGGGAGTTCTCATAAAAGCAGAGGTTATGATTCCAGATGAAACACGGGATGCCGATAAATTTGCAAGATGGCTTGCGGCATTATGGGATGCGCCTGAAACAGCACAGACATTGCCAGCACATACCAGTAGAAATGATGGTAGGGCCTATAATCTGAAAGATCTGACTTATCAAAAGCAGGCTCAGGAATATGTTGCTGCTGGTTCTCAGAAAGCCACGAAATATCTTATGAACAATAATGGTCAGGTGGTGGTTGGCTGGCTTCTGTGGTGGCGTGCCAATGACGGTGTTTCTGGTTTCCCAGGAGCAGGAGCGTTCGAAGTTCGGTATCCCCCCTCAAGTTGGTGGGTACCTGGAATCATTGATGTGGGGTGGAAGGTCGTTTAG
- a CDS encoding phage tail sheath C-terminal domain-containing protein, with translation MPVTPTYPGVYIEEIPSGVRTITGVATAITAFIGQALQGPVNTPVRVQSYADYERQFGGLWIKSPLSYMVQQYFLNGGSDAIVIRVTGKDAAPGTAVLGALTLAAKSPGVWSDGLLASVSAATGSDPALFTVTISRKVPPSPIQQALNQTPDPIDLEIFRNVSVAADSPRFVQKVLDQESALVQVSGSVPTSAPTATTAPIEFTGGNDGALPDYADYLGSLNAQTGLYALEQADLFNLLCIPPRTLDEAVADSAGGRTLLQNALAYCEERRAMLLVDPPTGWKKIADVTNRGAGVDSLGLRSQNAVIYFPRVKLPDPKRDFRLEEFPPSGIMAGIYARTDVQRGVWKAPAGIDAVLSGVSQLSYTMTDKENGILNPIGVNCLRTFPVYGNIAWGARTLKGADEMASEWKYVPVRRLALFLEESLYRGTKWVVFEPNDEPLWSQIRLNIGAFMNNLFRQGAFQGSSPAEAYFVKCDKETTTQNDINLGIVNIVVGYAPLKPAEFVIIKFQQIAGKIAA, from the coding sequence ATGCCCGTTACTCCCACCTATCCTGGTGTTTATATTGAGGAAATTCCCAGTGGTGTGCGCACGATTACTGGCGTTGCCACAGCTATTACTGCATTTATTGGACAAGCTCTGCAAGGACCTGTTAACACGCCTGTGCGGGTACAGAGTTATGCCGATTATGAGCGCCAATTTGGCGGCTTGTGGATCAAGAGTCCTCTGTCCTATATGGTGCAGCAGTATTTTCTCAATGGTGGCAGTGATGCGATTGTTATTCGAGTCACTGGCAAGGATGCGGCTCCAGGAACGGCTGTTCTTGGTGCCTTAACACTGGCAGCCAAAAGTCCAGGTGTCTGGAGTGACGGCTTACTGGCATCGGTATCAGCGGCAACGGGATCAGACCCGGCGCTGTTCACCGTGACGATCAGCCGCAAAGTCCCCCCTTCCCCTATTCAACAGGCTCTGAACCAGACCCCAGACCCCATTGACCTGGAAATCTTTCGCAATGTTTCAGTGGCGGCGGATTCTCCTCGCTTTGTCCAGAAGGTGCTGGATCAGGAGTCTGCCCTGGTGCAGGTGTCTGGTTCCGTTCCTACGAGCGCTCCAACGGCCACGACAGCACCGATCGAATTTACCGGCGGCAATGATGGCGCATTGCCTGACTATGCAGATTATCTGGGAAGCCTTAATGCCCAAACCGGATTGTATGCCTTAGAACAGGCTGATTTGTTTAATCTGCTCTGCATTCCTCCCCGCACGCTGGATGAGGCTGTGGCAGACAGTGCGGGAGGACGAACGCTACTCCAGAATGCCCTTGCCTACTGTGAAGAACGGCGTGCCATGCTGCTGGTGGATCCCCCTACCGGCTGGAAGAAGATTGCTGATGTTACAAATCGGGGGGCAGGAGTGGACAGTTTAGGCTTACGGAGCCAGAATGCGGTGATTTACTTCCCGCGGGTAAAACTGCCGGATCCGAAGCGCGACTTTCGCCTGGAGGAGTTTCCTCCCTCCGGCATCATGGCAGGAATTTATGCTCGCACGGATGTTCAGCGCGGCGTCTGGAAAGCTCCAGCCGGGATTGATGCCGTGTTGTCAGGGGTGAGTCAGCTCTCCTACACCATGACAGACAAGGAGAATGGGATTCTCAATCCGATCGGCGTGAATTGTCTGCGGACCTTCCCAGTATATGGCAACATTGCCTGGGGAGCCAGAACCTTGAAGGGTGCCGATGAGATGGCTTCGGAATGGAAGTATGTGCCTGTGCGTCGGCTGGCACTGTTTCTGGAAGAAAGCCTCTATCGTGGCACTAAATGGGTTGTTTTTGAACCAAATGATGAACCGCTCTGGTCACAGATTCGCCTGAATATTGGTGCCTTTATGAACAATCTGTTCCGCCAGGGTGCCTTCCAGGGGAGTTCCCCCGCGGAGGCGTATTTCGTCAAATGCGACAAGGAAACCACCACACAAAACGATATCAATCTGGGAATTGTCAACATTGTTGTGGGGTACGCTCCGTTGAAACCGGCGGAGTTTGTGATCATTAAGTTCCAGCAAATTGCAGGGAAGATTGCAGCGTAG
- a CDS encoding phage tail protein: MPEFSANKDRFDPYKNFKFRVKVNGQYVAGVSKVGGLKRSTEVISHREGGDPSSQRHSPGQTKYDPITLERGVTHDTLFEDWANRVWNYRNAQAGADSRTKEMGLKNFRQDVIIDVFNEAGQKAISYKVYRCWVSEYQALPELDSNGNAIAIQSIQLQNEGWERDTAVTEPTEEEITP; encoded by the coding sequence ATGCCAGAATTTTCAGCAAATAAAGATCGGTTTGATCCATACAAGAATTTCAAATTTCGGGTCAAAGTGAATGGGCAATATGTCGCAGGGGTGAGTAAGGTCGGGGGGTTGAAGCGATCGACGGAAGTGATCAGCCATCGGGAGGGGGGCGATCCCAGTTCTCAACGGCACTCACCAGGGCAGACCAAATACGATCCCATTACGCTGGAGCGGGGCGTGACTCACGATACGCTATTTGAGGATTGGGCGAATCGTGTCTGGAACTATCGCAATGCCCAGGCAGGTGCCGATAGCCGGACGAAGGAAATGGGATTAAAAAACTTCCGGCAGGATGTGATTATTGACGTTTTTAATGAAGCCGGGCAGAAGGCGATTTCCTACAAGGTCTATCGTTGCTGGGTTTCAGAATACCAGGCATTACCGGAATTAGACTCCAACGGCAATGCGATCGCGATTCAAAGTATTCAACTGCAAAACGAAGGCTGGGAACGTGACACGGCGGTTACCGAGCCGACGGAAGAAGAGATTACGCCCTAA